The Aequorivita sublithincola DSM 14238 genome window below encodes:
- a CDS encoding beta-ketoacyl synthase N-terminal-like domain-containing protein, which produces MSKTFVSYNNIFSSLGFDSKTVVENISKGNSGLEKLENASLLPEPFCASMISSEKIKNEFSKIGDASQFTKLEQMMILSLKDVIDASKIPLNEKVGLLVSTTKGNIDVLEKENNFPESRAYLSELGKIIQNFFGFKNEAIVLSNACVSGVLSVSVAKQFISEKKYDHVFITSGDLVSKFILSGFNSFQALSPEPCKPYDKNRVGINLGEVSASALVTSSEKNLPKEAVEILGNATCNDANHISGPSRTGEGLFRSVKAALKEANLNASEIDYISAHGTATTFNDEMEAIAFNRLGMKNVPINSLKGYFGHTLGASGLLETIVGMHFMEKNMLFSSKGFSDLGVSKSINIIKQNTPKSLNTFLKTASGFGGCNTAVIFKKQLTNQL; this is translated from the coding sequence ATGAGTAAAACCTTCGTTTCATATAATAATATCTTCAGCAGTCTTGGTTTTGACAGCAAAACGGTGGTTGAAAATATTTCAAAAGGAAATTCAGGACTTGAAAAACTTGAAAATGCTTCCCTCTTGCCAGAACCTTTTTGCGCTTCAATGATTTCTTCGGAAAAGATTAAAAACGAATTTAGCAAAATCGGGGATGCTTCACAGTTTACAAAACTTGAGCAAATGATGATTCTTTCGTTGAAGGATGTGATTGATGCCTCAAAAATTCCTTTGAATGAAAAAGTAGGTTTGTTAGTTTCAACCACAAAAGGAAATATAGATGTGCTTGAAAAAGAAAATAATTTTCCGGAAAGTCGTGCTTATTTAAGCGAACTGGGAAAAATAATTCAAAACTTTTTCGGCTTTAAAAATGAAGCTATTGTGCTTTCAAATGCCTGTGTTTCTGGCGTTCTTTCGGTTTCTGTTGCAAAACAATTTATATCTGAAAAAAAATATGACCACGTTTTCATAACTAGTGGAGATCTGGTTTCAAAGTTTATTCTTTCAGGTTTCAATTCCTTCCAAGCTTTATCTCCAGAACCTTGCAAACCTTATGATAAAAACCGAGTTGGAATTAATTTGGGTGAAGTTTCGGCAAGTGCTTTGGTTACTTCTTCAGAAAAAAATCTTCCAAAGGAAGCTGTTGAAATTCTAGGCAATGCAACATGCAACGATGCCAACCATATTTCGGGTCCTTCACGAACAGGCGAAGGTCTTTTCCGAAGTGTGAAAGCTGCCTTGAAAGAAGCAAATTTAAACGCTTCAGAAATAGATTATATTTCCGCACACGGCACCGCTACAACTTTTAATGATGAAATGGAGGCTATAGCTTTTAATCGTTTGGGAATGAAAAATGTTCCAATTAATAGTTTGAAAGGATATTTTGGACATACTTTGGGAGCTTCAGGTTTGCTGGAAACTATTGTGGGAATGCACTTTATGGAAAAAAATATGCTTTTTTCTTCCAAAGGATTTTCCGACCTTGGCGTCTCAAAATCAATAAATATCATTAAGCAGAATACACCGAAATCCTTGAATACCTTCCTAAAAACCGCTTCAGGTTTTGGAGGTTGCAACACAGCGGTAATATTTAAAAAACAACTAACCAACCAATTATAA
- a CDS encoding acyl-CoA thioesterase: MLSNHNNEISFTSEIRVRFTETDPLGIVWHGNYIQYFEDGREAFGREHGISYLEQKANGYTSPIVSSSCEHKLPLRYGDVATIKTTFIDSPAAKMIFRYRIFDPKGRLVCIGETIQVFLNEKGELSLTKPEFFAKWKEKMEL, translated from the coding sequence ATGCTGTCTAACCACAATAACGAAATAAGTTTCACTTCAGAAATCAGGGTGCGTTTCACTGAAACCGACCCATTGGGAATCGTGTGGCACGGCAATTATATACAGTATTTTGAAGACGGTCGCGAAGCTTTTGGAAGAGAACACGGTATTTCGTATTTAGAACAGAAAGCAAATGGTTATACTTCGCCAATTGTTAGCTCTTCCTGTGAACACAAGCTACCGCTGCGTTATGGCGATGTGGCAACAATAAAAACTACTTTTATAGATTCGCCCGCGGCTAAAATGATCTTTCGTTATCGAATTTTCGATCCTAAGGGAAGATTGGTCTGTATAGGTGAAACAATTCAGGTTTTCTTGAACGAGAAAGGCGAACTTTCATTAACAAAACCTGAGTTTTTCGCAAAGTGGAAGGAGAAAATGGAATTATAA